Proteins from one Deinococcus sp. AB2017081 genomic window:
- the infA gene encoding translation initiation factor IF-1 — MPEQREKRVKKEDDTVRAEGVVEEALPNTTFRVKLDTGHDILAYISGKMRIHYIRILPGDRVVLEISPYDTTRGRIVYRK; from the coding sequence ATGCCGGAACAGCGGGAAAAACGCGTCAAGAAGGAAGATGACACCGTACGTGCCGAGGGCGTCGTGGAAGAAGCGCTGCCCAACACGACCTTCCGGGTAAAGCTGGATACGGGGCACGACATCCTGGCGTACATCAGCGGGAAGATGCGTATCCACTACATCCGCATCCTGCCCGGCGACCGTGTGGTTCTGGAAATCAGCCCCTACGACACCACGCGTGGGCGCATCGTCTACCGCAAGTAA
- a CDS encoding DNA-directed RNA polymerase subunit alpha, with protein sequence MDQKRPQLKARVDGDYGEFVLEPLTRGYGVTIGNPIRRILMSSIPGTAVTSVYIEDVLHEFSTIPGVKEDVIQLILNLKELVVKFHATGPKTLTLRAQGEGVVRASAFEVPSDAEIVNPDLVIATLAEDGKLVMEVRVEEGEGYVPADKHATKDRINSIPVDAVFSPVRRVAYHVENTRVGQQTDLDRLILRVWTDGSASPQDALDKAVEILRDELTVFGNVETLPALAPEYQPPVYTPAPVPQANVYDLPPTPASLNLNPGDYPAEMDSPRVTLEGLGLTTRVLHSLKEEGIDSVDALCALSDRDLKKVPGIGERSLDEIKQQLAQFGLALRD encoded by the coding sequence GTGGATCAAAAGCGCCCTCAACTCAAAGCCCGCGTGGACGGCGATTACGGCGAGTTCGTCCTGGAACCGCTCACGCGCGGTTACGGCGTCACCATCGGGAACCCCATCCGGCGCATCCTGATGTCCTCGATCCCCGGCACGGCCGTCACGTCCGTGTACATCGAGGACGTGCTGCACGAGTTCTCCACCATCCCTGGCGTCAAGGAAGATGTCATCCAGCTCATCCTGAACCTCAAGGAACTCGTCGTGAAGTTTCATGCCACCGGCCCCAAGACCCTGACGCTGCGCGCGCAGGGTGAGGGAGTCGTGCGGGCGAGCGCCTTCGAGGTGCCGTCCGACGCCGAGATCGTCAACCCGGATCTGGTCATCGCGACCCTGGCCGAGGACGGCAAGCTGGTCATGGAAGTGCGCGTGGAAGAAGGCGAGGGCTACGTGCCCGCCGACAAGCACGCGACCAAAGACCGCATCAACAGCATTCCGGTCGATGCCGTGTTCTCGCCGGTGCGCCGCGTGGCCTACCACGTGGAGAACACCCGCGTGGGCCAGCAGACCGACCTGGATCGCCTGATCCTGCGCGTCTGGACCGACGGCAGCGCCAGCCCCCAGGACGCCCTGGACAAGGCCGTGGAGATCCTGCGTGACGAACTGACCGTGTTCGGCAACGTGGAGACCCTCCCGGCCCTGGCGCCCGAGTACCAGCCGCCGGTCTACACGCCCGCGCCCGTGCCCCAGGCGAACGTGTACGACCTGCCCCCCACGCCCGCGTCGCTGAACCTCAACCCCGGGGACTACCCGGCCGAGATGGACAGCCCCCGCGTGACGCTGGAAGGCCTGGGTCTCACCACCCGCGTGCTGCACTCGCTGAAGGAAGAAGGCATCGACTCGGTGGACGCCCTGTGTGCCCTGAGCGACCGCGACCTGAAGAAGGTGCCGGGCATCGGCGAGCGCAGCCTCGACGAGATCAAACAGCAACTCGCCCAGTTCGGTCTCGCCCTGCGCGACTGA
- the rpmJ gene encoding 50S ribosomal protein L36: MKVRSSVKKMCDNCKVIRRHGRVLVICTNVKHKQRQG, encoded by the coding sequence ATGAAAGTTCGGAGCAGTGTCAAGAAGATGTGCGACAACTGCAAGGTGATCCGCCGCCATGGGCGCGTGCTGGTCATCTGCACCAACGTCAAGCACAAGCAGAGGCAGGGCTGA
- the trxA gene encoding thioredoxin, translated as MKPVELSDSTFTSEISEGLTLVDFWAPWCGPCRIIAPVIEEIAGQYEGRVKVAKLNVDDNPVTQGQFRVMSIPTLILFKDGQPVEGVVGAQPKRAFEALLDKYAAPAPVTAGTESVSVN; from the coding sequence ATGAAGCCTGTGGAACTCTCAGACAGCACGTTTACCAGCGAGATCAGCGAGGGCCTGACCCTGGTGGATTTCTGGGCCCCGTGGTGCGGCCCCTGCCGGATCATCGCGCCCGTCATCGAGGAGATTGCCGGCCAGTACGAGGGCCGCGTGAAGGTCGCGAAGCTGAACGTCGACGACAATCCTGTCACCCAGGGCCAGTTCCGCGTCATGAGCATTCCGACCCTGATCCTGTTCAAGGACGGCCAGCCGGTCGAGGGGGTCGTGGGGGCCCAGCCCAAACGGGCCTTCGAGGCCCTGCTCGACAAGTACGCCGCCCCTGCGCCGGTGACGGCCGGCACGGAAAGCGTTAGCGTCAACTGA
- a CDS encoding RBBP9/YdeN family alpha/beta hydrolase — MTATSVNLVIVPGLGDSGPEHWQSLWTQKFGAARVRQDDPDHPTPEAWSARLQDVIDATPGELVLVGHSCGVLTIVHWARLYGGHERVRGAVLVGPTDADQTSTYATHPGVAGMAPTPMQPLPFPALVIASESDPYVSMERAQAFAAAWDAEFVSAGDVGHINVASGHGEWPDGEILLGEAMHAWTPPDIVRF, encoded by the coding sequence ATGACCGCGACCTCGGTGAACCTCGTGATCGTTCCTGGCCTGGGCGACAGTGGCCCGGAACACTGGCAGAGTCTGTGGACCCAGAAGTTCGGGGCCGCCCGCGTGCGGCAGGATGATCCAGATCACCCCACGCCGGAGGCGTGGTCGGCCCGGCTCCAGGACGTCATCGACGCCACGCCGGGCGAACTGGTGCTGGTGGGGCACTCGTGCGGCGTGCTGACGATCGTGCACTGGGCCCGTCTCTACGGCGGGCACGAGCGCGTGCGCGGAGCCGTGCTGGTCGGCCCGACCGACGCCGATCAGACCTCCACGTACGCGACCCATCCCGGCGTGGCTGGAATGGCCCCCACGCCGATGCAGCCCCTGCCGTTTCCGGCGCTGGTGATCGCCAGTGAGAGCGATCCCTACGTCAGCATGGAGCGGGCCCAGGCCTTCGCCGCGGCCTGGGACGCCGAATTCGTCTCGGCCGGGGACGTGGGCCACATCAACGTGGCGAGTGGTCACGGCGAGTGGCCCGACGGCGAGATCCTGCTGGGCGAGGCCATGCATGCGTGGACACCGCCAGACATCGTCCGGTTCTGA
- the rpsK gene encoding 30S ribosomal protein S11, giving the protein MAKSTKGKTPRRARRNISAGRAYVHASYNNTIVTITDLDGNSVAWSSGGTIGYKGSKKGTPYAAQLAAADAVKKAQQTFGMAAVDVVVRGSGSGREQAIRAIQASGIEVKSIMDDTPVPHNGCRPKKKFRA; this is encoded by the coding sequence ATGGCGAAATCCACCAAGGGCAAGACTCCGCGCCGCGCCCGGCGCAACATCAGCGCTGGCCGTGCCTACGTGCACGCCAGCTACAACAACACCATCGTCACCATCACCGACCTCGACGGCAACAGCGTTGCCTGGAGCAGCGGCGGGACGATCGGTTACAAGGGCAGCAAGAAGGGCACGCCCTACGCGGCCCAGCTCGCCGCCGCCGACGCGGTGAAGAAGGCCCAGCAGACCTTCGGTATGGCGGCTGTGGACGTCGTGGTGCGGGGCAGCGGCTCCGGCCGCGAGCAGGCCATCCGCGCCATCCAGGCGTCGGGCATTGAAGTGAAGTCCATCATGGACGACACCCCCGTGCCGCACAACGGCTGCCGCCCGAAGAAGAAGTTCCGCGCCTAA
- a CDS encoding mechanosensitive ion channel family protein, which translates to MWPELLIQLQKPQVWLGLALTLLIAYAMYRFGRALLRVLDPHVGPHLRRGLNVLWVLVVVVSWLAVATHIAYLPGVPVLFDLGQDIVRGFRNSAGQFLVIVALSLIAWNLIGTLSRRIVAGEEFNRRSVRLQTLKGVVESTLKVIIVVIGLISGLQALGVNPAGLLAGVSVFGLAVGFGAQSLIKDVFTGFFILLEDQYGVGDVITVNSGQLSGGVESVNLRVTALRALDGTVHIIPNGQINTVSVSSKDWSRVVAEVDVTYAANINDALRVLEKVSTEIYEDAEWKHFFLEKPEMQGVTQLAPDGVTLRALFKVQPKSQFAIGREFNRRIKIAMDQSRIEIPFPQRSLNFGTTPIEVRLTRAPATGGDPRDAQDRRNAPVQPALTREPEEGELT; encoded by the coding sequence ATGTGGCCTGAACTCCTGATCCAACTCCAGAAACCCCAGGTGTGGCTGGGCCTGGCCCTGACCCTGCTGATCGCGTACGCCATGTACCGCTTCGGGCGGGCCCTGCTGCGGGTGCTGGATCCGCATGTCGGCCCCCACCTGCGCCGGGGCCTGAACGTCCTGTGGGTGCTGGTGGTGGTGGTCAGCTGGCTGGCCGTCGCCACGCACATCGCGTACCTGCCGGGCGTCCCGGTGCTGTTCGACCTGGGCCAGGACATCGTCCGCGGCTTCCGCAACTCGGCCGGCCAGTTCCTCGTGATCGTGGCCCTGAGTCTGATCGCCTGGAACCTGATCGGTACCCTCAGCCGCCGGATCGTGGCGGGCGAGGAGTTCAACCGCCGCAGCGTGCGCCTGCAGACCCTCAAGGGCGTCGTCGAGAGCACCCTGAAGGTCATCATCGTCGTGATCGGCCTGATCTCGGGCCTCCAGGCGCTGGGTGTGAACCCGGCAGGTCTGCTGGCCGGCGTGTCGGTCTTCGGTCTGGCCGTGGGCTTCGGGGCCCAGAGCCTGATCAAGGACGTCTTCACGGGCTTTTTTATCCTGCTCGAAGATCAGTACGGGGTCGGCGACGTGATCACCGTGAACAGTGGCCAGCTGTCGGGCGGCGTGGAGAGCGTGAACCTGCGCGTCACGGCCCTGCGCGCCCTGGACGGCACCGTCCATATCATCCCCAACGGGCAGATCAACACGGTCAGCGTGAGCAGCAAGGACTGGTCGCGCGTGGTCGCCGAGGTGGACGTGACCTACGCGGCGAACATCAACGACGCGCTGCGCGTACTGGAGAAGGTCAGCACCGAGATCTACGAGGACGCCGAGTGGAAGCACTTCTTTCTCGAGAAACCCGAGATGCAGGGTGTCACGCAGCTCGCCCCGGACGGCGTGACCCTGCGGGCGCTGTTCAAGGTGCAGCCCAAGAGCCAGTTTGCGATCGGACGCGAATTCAACCGGCGGATCAAGATCGCCATGGATCAGAGCCGCATCGAGATTCCCTTCCCCCAGCGCAGCCTGAATTTCGGCACCACGCCCATCGAGGTGCGCCTGACCCGCGCGCCGGCGACCGGCGGCGATCCCCGTGACGCCCAGGATCGCCGGAACGCTCCCGTGCAGCCTGCCCTGACGCGTGAGCCGGAGGAGGGCGAGCTGACGTGA
- a CDS encoding PadR family transcriptional regulator — translation MSDATLGPSAYIVLGLLGGCGGGTSYDLKRWADTSVGYFWTFPRSQLYAEPQRLADLGLLEAQQEDSGRRRRVYTVTPAGRAVLRAWLDTPAGQPELRDEGLLKLFFSAQATPGTVGRLAAGQLELHQQRLAIYETIAASGGGSHMTGQDPLDMGLLYERASVAFWRTVLDGQPSGRSS, via the coding sequence GTGAGTGATGCAACGCTCGGCCCGTCCGCATACATCGTCCTGGGGTTGCTGGGCGGCTGCGGCGGTGGCACGTCGTACGACCTCAAGCGCTGGGCAGACACGTCGGTGGGGTACTTCTGGACGTTTCCCCGGTCACAGCTGTATGCCGAACCACAGCGACTGGCCGACCTGGGCCTGCTGGAGGCCCAGCAGGAGGACAGCGGTCGGCGGCGGCGCGTATACACCGTCACCCCGGCGGGCCGCGCCGTCCTGCGCGCGTGGCTGGACACCCCTGCCGGTCAGCCCGAACTGCGTGACGAGGGCCTGCTGAAACTCTTCTTCAGTGCACAGGCCACGCCGGGGACGGTGGGCCGGCTGGCGGCCGGACAGCTGGAACTGCACCAGCAGCGCCTGGCCATCTACGAGACCATTGCGGCGTCCGGTGGGGGTTCACACATGACTGGGCAGGATCCGCTGGACATGGGGCTGCTCTACGAACGTGCATCGGTGGCGTTCTGGCGCACCGTGCTGGATGGCCAGCCCTCCGGCAGGTCGAGCTGA
- a CDS encoding DUF4188 domain-containing protein — MPSPTRLTAEIEGSFVVFMIGARINQPWNVPAWLPVVRAMPRMLSELQRHPELGLLGGQGHGTTLIQYWRSAEHLQAYAQARDREHLPAWRAFYRAARRSPSAVGIWHETYHVEAGAYETVYYAMPPFGLGRVGTLVPATGRRESARGRMGQAAD, encoded by the coding sequence ATGCCCAGCCCCACCCGCCTGACTGCCGAGATCGAGGGATCCTTCGTCGTCTTCATGATCGGCGCCCGGATCAACCAGCCGTGGAACGTGCCGGCATGGCTGCCGGTCGTCCGCGCCATGCCGCGCATGCTCAGCGAACTGCAGCGGCACCCGGAACTGGGGTTGCTGGGGGGCCAGGGGCACGGCACCACGCTGATCCAGTACTGGCGCAGCGCCGAGCACCTGCAGGCGTACGCCCAGGCCCGTGACCGCGAGCACCTGCCTGCGTGGCGGGCGTTCTACCGCGCGGCCCGCCGCTCCCCCAGCGCCGTGGGGATCTGGCACGAGACCTACCACGTCGAGGCCGGCGCCTACGAGACCGTGTACTACGCCATGCCACCCTTCGGCCTCGGGCGGGTGGGCACGCTGGTGCCAGCGACCGGCCGGCGCGAGAGCGCCAGGGGGCGAATGGGGCAGGCGGCCGACTGA
- a CDS encoding GGDEF domain-containing protein, which produces MPGRSIFLGDGLFRPDGGSGRLSTYRVALPLGLSALLVSMVLMGPAVTTSFDRVVQPGLAVVLAALSAAAWVRGSVGRIDQLLLISGNVFLVSRLAFTLAAPDLPARAAILATGLPWIVVLLLMNGWLLNRHAATLVNAAVVFSVALCALAWWPGTAGGPDSAALSAALIQLLFACTTLLVVQALMARHTAALRRHVQQATWDANQDVLTGLPNRRSLMRRLDACAAREDGALAVALIDVDHFKAVNDEHGHARGDDVLRTVAHVLRGYLGGRGTVGRYGGEEFLCLLPDMDAAAARQLCETLRARVADLPMGGVPITISVGLAVGTVPVPPQTLLESADAALYRAKARGRDCVQVTVRLQQDGAAVGAAASPGRVEPVQGSSYA; this is translated from the coding sequence ATGCCCGGCCGGTCTATCTTCCTGGGGGACGGCCTGTTCCGCCCGGACGGTGGATCGGGGCGGCTCTCCACGTACCGCGTGGCCCTGCCCCTGGGCCTGAGTGCGCTGCTCGTGTCGATGGTGCTCATGGGCCCAGCGGTCACCACCTCCTTTGACCGGGTCGTGCAGCCGGGGCTGGCCGTGGTGCTGGCGGCGCTGTCCGCAGCGGCGTGGGTGCGCGGTTCTGTCGGGCGCATCGATCAGTTGCTGCTGATCAGCGGCAACGTCTTCCTCGTGTCGCGCCTGGCGTTCACGCTCGCGGCACCTGACCTGCCGGCGCGCGCCGCGATCCTCGCGACCGGGTTGCCGTGGATCGTGGTGCTGCTGCTCATGAACGGCTGGCTCCTGAACCGGCATGCCGCCACGCTGGTCAACGCAGCGGTGGTGTTCAGCGTGGCGCTGTGCGCCCTGGCGTGGTGGCCCGGCACGGCGGGCGGCCCGGACTCTGCCGCTCTGTCCGCAGCCCTGATCCAGCTGCTGTTCGCGTGCACCACCCTGTTGGTCGTGCAGGCCCTCATGGCCCGACACACCGCCGCGCTGCGGCGTCATGTCCAGCAGGCGACGTGGGATGCGAACCAGGACGTCCTGACGGGCCTGCCGAACCGCCGGTCGCTGATGCGGCGACTGGACGCCTGTGCCGCGCGCGAGGACGGTGCGCTGGCTGTCGCCCTGATCGATGTGGATCATTTCAAGGCAGTCAACGACGAGCATGGACACGCGCGGGGAGACGACGTCCTGCGCACCGTGGCGCACGTGTTGCGTGGCTATCTGGGCGGGCGCGGCACGGTGGGCCGGTACGGCGGCGAGGAATTCCTGTGCCTGCTCCCAGACATGGACGCCGCTGCCGCCCGACAGCTCTGCGAGACCCTGCGGGCCCGCGTGGCCGACCTGCCCATGGGCGGGGTGCCGATCACCATCAGTGTGGGGCTGGCGGTGGGAACGGTGCCGGTGCCGCCGCAGACCCTGCTGGAATCGGCCGACGCCGCGCTGTACCGGGCCAAGGCGCGGGGCCGCGACTGCGTGCAGGTCACGGTGCGGCTGCAGCAGGACGGCGCGGCGGTCGGGGCCGCCGCGTCGCCTGGCCGCGTGGAACCCGTCCAGGGCAGCAGCTACGCATGA
- the rpsM gene encoding 30S ribosomal protein S13, with amino-acid sequence MARVAGVDLPREKRIEIALTYIYGIGLTRSKEVLARTGINPDTRTKNLTEAEQSTLREAIEKTYKVEGDLRSEVGQNIKRLMDIGAYRGLRHRRGLPVRGQRTKTNARTRKGPRKTVAGKKKATRK; translated from the coding sequence ATGGCGCGCGTAGCTGGCGTTGACCTGCCCCGCGAGAAGCGCATCGAGATCGCGCTGACCTACATCTACGGCATCGGCCTGACCCGCAGCAAGGAAGTCCTGGCGCGCACGGGGATCAACCCCGACACCCGCACCAAGAACCTGACCGAAGCGGAACAGAGCACCCTGCGTGAGGCCATCGAGAAGACCTACAAGGTCGAGGGTGACCTGCGCAGCGAGGTCGGTCAGAACATCAAGCGTCTGATGGACATCGGCGCGTACCGTGGCCTGCGTCACCGCCGCGGCCTGCCCGTGCGCGGCCAGCGCACCAAGACGAACGCCCGCACCCGCAAGGGACCGCGCAAGACCGTCGCCGGCAAGAAAAAGGCCACGAGGAAGTAA
- a CDS encoding NYN domain-containing protein encodes MERMALFIDGANVYAAARRLGWNFDHRKILEYFSAGGSVYNAFYYTAVPVPMDDKQKRFTDALTYMGYTVRTRPLRETTDESGETSRRANLDIEIVTDLLTTADRYDTAVLLTGDGDFERPVEVLRARGKRVVVASIAEMTSYELRNAADAYVDFKDIREHVERPGYRLPSDQRGSDQRGEGSRGAEHRPFYVSATLTDSDER; translated from the coding sequence ATGGAACGCATGGCACTCTTTATCGACGGCGCGAACGTCTACGCCGCCGCCCGTCGCCTGGGCTGGAATTTCGACCACCGCAAGATCCTGGAGTACTTCTCGGCCGGCGGCAGCGTGTACAACGCCTTCTACTACACGGCGGTACCGGTGCCGATGGACGACAAGCAGAAGCGCTTCACAGACGCCCTGACCTACATGGGCTACACCGTCCGCACCCGGCCCCTGCGCGAGACGACCGACGAGTCCGGCGAGACCTCCAGACGCGCGAACCTGGACATCGAGATCGTCACGGATCTGCTCACCACCGCTGACCGGTACGACACGGCGGTGCTGCTGACCGGCGACGGGGATTTCGAGCGGCCCGTCGAGGTGCTGCGGGCCCGTGGCAAGCGGGTGGTGGTGGCCAGCATCGCCGAGATGACCAGCTACGAGCTGCGCAACGCTGCCGACGCCTACGTGGATTTCAAGGACATCCGCGAGCACGTCGAGCGCCCCGGCTACCGCCTGCCCAGTGACCAGCGGGGCAGTGACCAGCGGGGTGAGGGCTCACGCGGTGCGGAGCACCGGCCGTTCTACGTCTCCGCCACCCTGACCGACAGCGATGAGCGTTGA
- the rplQ gene encoding 50S ribosomal protein L17, producing MRHGKAGRKLNRNSSARVALARAQATALLREGRIQTTLTKAKELRPYVEKLITTAKGGDLHARRLVARDIQDNAVVRKVMDEVAPRYAERQGGYTRILRIGTRRGDGVTMALIELV from the coding sequence ATGCGCCACGGTAAAGCCGGACGCAAGCTCAACCGCAACAGCAGTGCCCGCGTCGCCCTGGCCCGTGCCCAGGCGACCGCCCTGCTGCGCGAGGGCCGTATCCAGACGACCCTCACGAAGGCCAAGGAGCTGCGCCCCTACGTCGAGAAACTGATCACCACCGCCAAGGGTGGCGACCTGCACGCCCGTCGCCTCGTCGCCCGCGATATCCAAGACAACGCCGTCGTGCGCAAGGTCATGGACGAGGTGGCCCCCCGCTATGCCGAGCGCCAGGGTGGGTACACCCGCATCCTGCGCATCGGCACCCGCCGGGGAGACGGGGTCACCATGGCCCTGATCGAACTCGTCTGA
- the plsX gene encoding phosphate acyltransferase PlsX, with product MSVDPDLTGAAGTALPVALDAAGGDHGAPPNVEGAVQAARAGVSVLLVGDQVRLHAELGRHEGSASLPLEVVHADDVIGMDEHATDVRSRAQASINVCTRLVREGRASAAVSMGHSGATMASALLTLGRLKGVDRPAILTHLPARGGFTTMLDVGANADVRAVYLAQWAQLATVYLRVLEGREQPTVGLLSIGEEDHKGSALVLETHALLRALHGRGINFHGNIEGRDIFLGTTDIVVTDGFTGNVCLKLAEGEAKVMFGWVRDAIQSSVRGKLGGLLVRPALRGLADRMDPSTYGASILIGVRGLAFIGHGSADARAVKNALLRAARAHEAGLIPRLQAALDAGPVAQPGA from the coding sequence ATGAGCGTTGACCCCGACCTGACCGGAGCGGCCGGCACCGCCCTGCCGGTGGCGCTGGACGCGGCAGGGGGCGATCATGGCGCCCCCCCGAATGTCGAGGGCGCGGTGCAGGCGGCGCGGGCCGGAGTGAGCGTGCTGCTGGTCGGGGATCAGGTGCGGCTGCACGCCGAACTCGGGCGGCACGAGGGCAGCGCCAGCCTGCCGCTGGAGGTCGTGCACGCCGACGACGTGATCGGAATGGACGAACACGCCACCGACGTGCGCAGCCGGGCTCAGGCGAGCATCAATGTCTGTACCCGTCTGGTGCGGGAGGGCCGGGCCAGCGCCGCCGTTTCGATGGGCCACTCGGGCGCGACCATGGCGTCGGCGCTGCTGACCCTGGGCCGCCTGAAGGGCGTCGACCGGCCCGCCATCCTGACGCACCTGCCTGCGCGTGGGGGCTTCACGACCATGCTGGACGTCGGCGCGAACGCGGACGTCCGGGCCGTGTACCTCGCGCAGTGGGCGCAGCTGGCCACCGTCTACCTGCGGGTGCTGGAGGGCCGCGAGCAGCCAACGGTCGGCCTGCTGAGCATCGGCGAGGAGGATCACAAGGGCAGCGCCCTGGTGCTGGAGACCCACGCCCTGCTTCGAGCACTCCACGGGCGGGGCATCAACTTCCATGGCAACATCGAGGGCCGCGACATCTTCCTGGGCACCACCGACATCGTGGTCACCGACGGCTTCACCGGGAACGTCTGCCTCAAACTCGCCGAGGGCGAGGCGAAGGTCATGTTCGGCTGGGTGCGCGACGCGATCCAGAGCAGCGTGCGCGGCAAGCTGGGCGGCCTGCTGGTGCGGCCTGCGCTGCGCGGCCTGGCCGACCGCATGGATCCCAGCACCTACGGCGCGAGCATCCTGATCGGCGTGCGCGGTCTGGCCTTCATCGGCCACGGCAGCGCCGACGCCCGCGCCGTGAAGAATGCCCTGCTCCGCGCCGCCCGGGCCCACGAGGCCGGGCTGATTCCCCGCCTTCAGGCGGCGCTGGACGCCGGGCCGGTGGCCCAGCCCGGTGCGTGA
- a CDS encoding DUF309 domain-containing protein, with translation MPTDLATDPHWLDGVRHFNAGRWWEAHEAWEHPWAQARGTSRDFLQALILLAAALHKRWAHGSTAHRNLYKADAYLARLPGVYAGVDLTALRAEVWAALHDPVRRPQVVAAPEEPAD, from the coding sequence GTGCCCACTGACCTCGCCACCGATCCCCACTGGCTGGACGGCGTCCGGCACTTCAACGCTGGACGGTGGTGGGAGGCCCACGAGGCGTGGGAGCACCCCTGGGCCCAGGCACGCGGCACGTCCCGTGACTTCCTGCAGGCCCTGATCCTGCTGGCGGCGGCCCTGCACAAGCGCTGGGCGCACGGCAGTACGGCCCACCGCAACCTGTACAAGGCCGACGCGTATCTGGCCCGCCTGCCGGGGGTATACGCCGGGGTGGATCTCACGGCCCTGCGGGCCGAGGTCTGGGCAGCCCTGCACGATCCGGTCCGGCGACCCCAGGTGGTGGCCGCGCCGGAGGAGCCCGCCGATTGA
- the rpsD gene encoding 30S ribosomal protein S4, whose product MGRFRGSITKQSRREGINLAETEKVQKYLDKRPYAPGQHGQRRGRGRPSDYSVRLREKQKLARLYGMGEKQFRNLFEEAANVPGVTGTVFLQLLERRLDNVVFRMGFASTRRQARQFVGHGHILVNGKKVDVPSYRVKIGDELTVAEGSRSMGFIQENMEAQKRRRVAPWVELNPDNFTGTFSRLPAREDLALPINENFIIEYYSR is encoded by the coding sequence ATGGGTCGTTTCCGTGGTTCCATCACCAAACAGAGTCGCCGCGAGGGGATCAACCTCGCCGAAACCGAGAAAGTCCAGAAGTACCTGGACAAGCGCCCCTATGCGCCCGGCCAGCACGGCCAGCGCCGCGGTCGCGGTCGTCCGAGCGACTACAGCGTCCGTCTGCGCGAGAAGCAGAAGCTCGCCCGCCTGTACGGCATGGGTGAGAAGCAGTTCCGCAACCTCTTCGAGGAAGCGGCCAACGTCCCCGGCGTGACCGGCACGGTGTTCCTGCAGCTGCTCGAACGCCGCCTGGACAACGTCGTGTTCCGCATGGGCTTCGCCAGCACCCGCCGTCAGGCCCGTCAGTTCGTCGGTCACGGCCACATCCTCGTGAACGGCAAGAAGGTCGACGTGCCCAGCTACCGCGTCAAGATCGGCGACGAGCTGACCGTGGCCGAGGGCAGCCGCAGCATGGGCTTCATCCAGGAGAACATGGAAGCGCAGAAGCGCCGCCGCGTCGCGCCCTGGGTGGAACTGAACCCCGACAACTTCACCGGCACCTTCTCCCGCCTGCCCGCACGCGAGGATCTGGCGCTGCCGATCAACGAGAACTTCATCATCGAGTACTACTCGCGCTAA
- a CDS encoding pyridoxamine 5'-phosphate oxidase family protein, giving the protein MSELSQQDAVKKIASIIKDVKFAMLTTTTAEGHLHSRPMTTQQTEFDGDVWFIGGKDTESVADMRTRPQVNLAYAKPGDGEYVSLNGTAELVEDRAKLDELWSDTYKAYFEGGKDDPNIQLIKIHANGAEFWESDGKIRTLYQLAKGALTGQQAHMGQNDTVKL; this is encoded by the coding sequence ATGAGTGAACTGAGCCAGCAGGACGCCGTGAAGAAGATCGCCTCGATCATCAAGGACGTGAAGTTCGCGATGCTGACCACCACCACCGCCGAGGGGCACCTGCACTCGCGGCCCATGACGACCCAGCAGACCGAATTTGACGGCGACGTGTGGTTCATCGGCGGCAAGGACACCGAGAGTGTGGCGGACATGCGTACCCGCCCCCAGGTGAACCTCGCCTATGCCAAGCCCGGCGACGGCGAGTACGTGAGTCTCAACGGCACGGCAGAGCTGGTGGAGGACCGCGCCAAGCTCGACGAGCTGTGGAGCGATACCTACAAGGCCTACTTCGAGGGCGGCAAGGACGACCCGAACATCCAGCTGATCAAGATTCACGCGAACGGCGCAGAGTTCTGGGAGAGCGACGGCAAGATCCGCACCCTGTATCAGCTCGCCAAGGGCGCCCTGACCGGACAGCAGGCCCACATGGGTCAGAACGACACCGTCAAACTCTGA